Sequence from the Bacillaceae bacterium S4-13-56 genome:
ATTATACAGGCATACATCATTACATCTTATCATACGATGAAAAGAGCAAATCATAAAGGAGGTACGTCTGTGCAAATTTACGTTGTACAGCCTGGGGATTCTATTTATCAAATCTCACAAACATTCAATGCCTCTGTTGAAAATATAGTGAGAGCAAATGAATTAGAGAACCCAGAGCAGTTAGTTGTTGGTCAGGCGCTAGTTATTCCAATTACAGGTCGTTTTTATTTTGTTCAACCGGGAGATTCTCTTTACGAAATTGGTCAAAGATTTGGAATATCCTATCAGGAGCTTGCAAGGATTAATAATATATCACCAAATGCTCCTTTAAATGCAGGAATGCGTTTATATATTCCACCTATAGAAAAGGTCAGAAAACAATTTAATGCTTATGCAGAGCCACGGGGTGGTTCCGTTAGTCAATCCTTAGAAACAGCAGCAAGGGATGCAACACCATTACTCACCTATTTAGCCCCTTTTAATTATCGAATTAATCGAGATGGAAGTCTAACTGCCCCACCATTAAATCAGTTTGCGCAGATAGCTGAACAAAATAATACGGCATTGATGCTTGTTGTAACGAACATTGAAGAGGGACAGTTTAGTGCCGAATTAGGCCGAATCATACTTACCGATGAAAATGTTCAAGATAAGTTACTTTCCAATATTATTTCAACCGCAAAATCGGTCGGTTATCGAGATGTGCACTTTGATATGGAATTTTTACCACCTGAGTTAAAGGAAAATTATAATTCTTTTTTGCGCAAAGCAAAAGCTCGCCTGAAAGAAGCAGGTCTTCAAATTTCAACTGCCCTTGCTCCTAAAACAAGTGCAGAACAAGAAGGGGCTTGGTACACAGCACATGACTATGGAGCTCATGGTGAGATTGTAGATTTTGTGGTTTTAATGACGTATGAGTGGGGATATAGTGGGGGACCAGCGATGGCTGTTTCGCCAATCGATCCCGTGAGAGAAGTTGTTGAGTATGCCTTAACAGAAATGCCAGCCGAAAAAATTTTCCTTGGGCAAAATTTATACGGTTATGATTGGACACTACCATACGAACCAGGAGGAGAATATGCAAAGGCTCTAAGTCCACAACAGGCGATAAAACTAGCTTATGATAACAATGTTTCTATTCAATATGATGAAGGCGCGCAAGCTCCATTTTTCAAGTATACGGATAATGCAGGAAAAGAGCATGAGGTATGGTTTGAAGATGCTCGCTCTATTCAAGCAAAATTTGATCTTGTAAAAGAATTAAACTTACGTGGAGTCAGCTATTGGAAGCTTGGTTTGGCCTTCCCGCAGAATTGGTTATTAATTCAGGATCAATTTATCATTGATAAAATCAGATAGAAAATTTACTTCTTGATTTTTCCAAGTATCTACCTTAGAATAAGAAAAAATAAATATTGCATAGCTATGATGAAGAAGAGTAGCTTTTTCTTGTTCTTACAGAGAGCTGATGGTTGGTGAAAATCAGTGGAAGAGATAAAGTGAATGGGCTTCTGAGCTACAGAGCTGAACATGAAAGTAGGTTACTGCGGATTGTCTTACCGATAAAAGAGACCACATATCGAAGCAATAGACTTCCGTATGAAAAGAGCGTTTATTTATATAAACGAATGAAGGTGGCACCACGGGTTTCTCGTCCTTTTTAGGATGAGGAACCCTTTTTATATGCTCAAAAAAGGAGGATTATGATGAAAAAGACTGTATTGACAGGGATCAAGCCAACAGGTCGTATTCATTTAGGAAACTATATTGGCGCGATAAAGCCAGCACTTGATCTAGCAAAGAACCCTGAACATCAGCCTATTTACTTTATTGCTGATTATCACGGTTTAACCAAGATTCACGATCCAAAGGAACTGCGAGAATTATCTTATGGAATTGCAGCTACATGGTTGGCCCTTGGATTAGATCCGAACCAAGCTATTTTTTATAAACAATCAGATATACCTGAAATTTTTGAGCTAACTTGGATTTTATCCTGTTTTTCTCCAAAAGGATTAATGAACCGTGCTCATGCTTATAAAGGAATCGTAGACCAAAATGTGCAGCAAGAGAAAGAAGTGGATGAGGGTGTGAATATAGGGTTATTTACTTATCCAGTTTTAATGGCTGCTGATATTCTTTTGTTTCATACTCAGATTGTCCCTGTGGGGAAGGATCAAGTTCAGCATGTGGAAATTGCTAGAGACCTTGCCGATGCATTTAACAAGAATTATGGGGAAACATTCATTCTTCCTGAATATAAAATTGAGGAAGAAACAGCTGTCTTACCTGGACTAGATGGTAGAAAAATGAGCAAAAGTTACAATAATACCATTCCACTATTTGAGGAGCCAAAACAATTAAGAAAATTAATTAATAAACTTAAAACGGACTCTTCAGCACCTAATGAGCCTAAGGATCCTGATACATCTACAATTTTTTCTTTATATAAAGAATTTGCAAATCATAATCAAATACAAGAAATGAGAAAAAGATATGAAGAAGGAATAGGATGGGGCGAAGCTAAGCAGGAATTATTCGAGGTCATGAATGCTTTTTTACAAAAGCCTAGAGAACGATATAACGAGCTTATGAACAATCCTAAAAAACTAGATTTAATCCTGCAAGAAGGAGCAGAAAAAGCACGCAATTTAGCTAATCCATTTTTACAAGAAATTCGTAATAAAATCGGCATTTCTAGATTCTGAAGGGAAAAAGGAGGATTCCTACCATTAGTAGCCTATCCTCCTTTTTCATAAATAGCTATTTTGCTTTGTACCCAACATTCATTTTCCTCAAAAACCTTTAACATGGCCAGGTGGTCTTCATCTGTACAGCCAACATATTCTTTTGCATGAAAATGCGACTTTAACATGTATAATGCCTGTTCATGAATAGGAGCGGCCCATCCTTTTCCTCGGTATTCCGTAAACAACCCCCAAAAATAGATCCTTCCTTCTTCTTGCGTGCCGGGCTCAATATGCAGAATAACTACTCCAATGGCATCATCACCTTTGAAAATGGCAAAGCAACCTTTAGCGTAATCTTCTCCAAGCTCTAGTTGGAGATTCCTCCATTCTTGTTCAACATTTTGCTTTTGGTACGGGGATTCTTCTATTACGCGATTCCAATATTCTATAAAAGAAGAAACTCCCATTCTTTTTAATCCCTCAAAGGAAAAAGAAAATCTATGAGTCGTAGAGAAAGGCTCCAACTCCCTTTTTACCAAAACCCTTCTTTTAATAAATGAATATTTGTGCTCGATAAGGTCTTCCTTTTTAAAGCTGGAAACCGGTTCAAACAATACGAATCTCTTTTTTGGAAAAGGTTTACTCTCTACCTTATGGATAATTTGTGACCACTCTGTTTGGTTAAGCTCTTCCCTTTCTTCTATCGTTATATAATCTTCCCCTTGTAGCCATGTAACTTTTTTCTCCATTACTTTGTCCCTGCCTATTCATAATAATGAAAAACACTTTTAATAAAGATAATTCATAACGAATGGAGCGAACCTTATGTTTCTGTGGAAAATGCTTATTGCTCTTATTACGTTCTTGGTATCTGTTCTTTTGGTGTCCCTAGTAGGGATGATTTTTGGCGGTAGAATTCTCTATCCGCACATGGATGACTGGGATCATGGTTGTTTCAATCTTTATTCTTCCCCTTAGTTTTATTTGGTGTGTGCCTCTTTCCTATATTTCAGATAAATTCACTACTTCTCCCCAGTCAAAATCTCTATCATTCATCATACAATTCGGAAGTAGTTTAGTACTGATACTGATCTTATTTTTGTCCATAAATCAGGACCCCCAAGACTTTGGTGATGTAATTTTCAATGGGTTGACCATGGGAATTGTTGTTACAACTATTTTGTGCTGGATTTTAGATCAATTCGTGATTGATTAATTCATCGAACGTATAATGATTGATAAGGTTTGGGTATCTGTTCCTGCCCATGCCTTTTTTAACCCTAATTTTTCTATGGTGATTTTACTAACTTCCTTATAGGGTACCTCTATGGTAACATTCCCCTTAAAGGGGGAGGGAGATAGAGCAATCTCATTTTCAGCAATCCAATCAGCCCTTATTTTTTGTTGTGTAAAAGGAAAGGATTGTTTAAAACCATTTGCAAACCAAGGAACATTCTCCTTTACGTTAGAGGTTAAATCTGTCATACAAATGAATAAGGATAAATCATCACAGAATTGTAGAATATCCAAATGTTCCTTTACATATTTACTATCGCAATCTATGGAAAGCATTTGACTAAGCCGAATTCTCCTTATCTTTTCACTTTGAAGGAATCCTTTAATTGCAGGATCATTTGAATCCCGATTGAAAAAAGAAGTGTAGTGTAAGTTGCACAAAATAGCTGCATAAATGGATTCTTCTTCTACTTCATCAATCCCTAATTGATAGTGGCGAATCCTATCCTCCAAGGGATAATTTAAAAACGAATAGGGATTTTGTTCTACTTCATTCCATTTTGGATATCGATCTAATAAAATCCATGCACGGTCATGTTGAAAAATGGCGTACTCTACAAATAAGCGCCATTCCTCCATAGGAAAGAAATCCGCTTCCCAAGCTTTTACAAATTCTCCAGACAATAGAGCATGCTGATGTTGTTCAACCATAATAAAGGATTGTTCTTTTTCTGTTACAATCATCACAATTCCCCCCATTCACATCTTTCTTACTTATTTATATTATGAATGGGCAAGAGAAATCCCTGCAAATAGGACTTCTCTTAAGAAAAAAATCACATATAAAAACCGCAGGCGCCCTTCGAAACAAGAAAATCACTTGTTCTCATGAAGAAGCTCTCAGTAGCTTTCCTTAGTGCGATATTTGGGGCGAATACTAAGATGATGACTCGAATGAAGCTTTTTCGCTAAAGCCTGACAGATTCTACAACTTATAAATAGTTGATACTATAAGAAAAGCGCAAGCGCCCTCGATCATCGACGTAAGGCGGTGAGGCCCACAGGATGTGGGTCACGTAGGCGTTGCCACACGATGTGGCGGTTTTAGCCTACGATCCTCCGAGATAAAGGAAACACGGTTCACGAAGTGAATCGATGTTGACTTATCGATGGAGAGGAGGGAACCGACTCTAGTCGATAGGGCGCTGGAGCTAGACAAATTTTATACTTTCTTATTTTGTTAGAAAACTTGGCATTCGCCAAGCCGTTGTGGCGAATGGCTTAGTTGCACTTATGCAGTTAGGAAAGTTTTATACTTTCCTATCTGTTAAAAAAGTGCTATCATCAAAAAGATAGCACTTTTCCGATTTCCTTAGTCTTCCAACGTAGATACATCTCCAGTTGGTAAATTCAACTCCCATGACTTCAAGAGTCTTCTCATAATTTTACCACTTCGAGTTTTGGGAATTTTATCCTTAATTTCAATTTCTCTTGGAGCAGCATGCGCACTTAATCCATTTCTAACAAATAGACGAATATCTTCTAGTAATTCGTCAGAAGGCTCATACCCATCACGAAGAGTAATAAATGCTTTTATTATTTCACCGCGTTCTGGATCTGGTTTGCCAATAACCCCTGCCTCCCCAACGGCTGGATGCTCAATTAATTTACTTTCTACTTCAAATGGACCTACTCGTTCTCCTGATGTATTAATAACATCATCTAAACGACCTTGGAACCAGAAGTATCCATCTTCATCCATGTACGCGCTATCTCCAGAAACATACCAATCCTTAAGGAAGTAGCTTTCAAATTTTGCTGGGTTCTTCCAAATTGCTCTCATCATGGATGGCCAACCTTTTTTAATGGCTAGATTACCCATCTGATAAGGAGCTAGCTCATTTCCTTCATTATCCACAATGGAAGCCTCAACCCCTGGAATTGGTTTCCCCATAGATCCAGGTCTTATATCCATCACTGGATAATTGCTGATTAGCATAGCTCCTGTCTCTGTCATCCACCATGAATCATGAATTCGTTTGTCAAATGCCTTTATTCCCCATGTAATTACTTCTGGATTTAATGGCTCACCAACACTAAGTACATGACGTAAAGAGGATAAATCAAATTGATCTGCAACTTCCTTACCTGCACTCATAATTTTTCGGAAAGCAGTTGGAGCGGAGTACCAGACAGTAACCTTATTTTTTTCTATAGTTGCATACCAATCTTCAGGAGTAAAACGTCCTCCTCTAATAACATTTGTAACCCCATTTAACCAAGGAGCAAAAATCCCATAACTTGTTCCTGTAACCCAGCCTGGATCAGCAGTACACCAGTAGATATCATCATCTTTTAAATCTAAAGCCCATTTACCAGTTTGATAATGCTGAATCATAGCATTATGAACATGATAAACACCTTTAGGTTTACCAGTGGAACCAGAAGTATAATGCAGAAGCATCCCATCTTCAAGGTCAACCCATTCAATATCAAAATCTTTCGAAGCTTTTTCCATTTCCATTTCAAAATCAATAAAAGTTCCTTCTGGCTTTCCCTCTCCAACTAGAACGACCTGTTTTAAATCAGGAAGCTCTTCTAAAGGAACACGTTCTAATAGATCAGGAGTTGTAATTAACATGGCAGCTTCACTATCTTGCAAACGATCTTTTACAGCTTGTTCCATAAATGCTTCAAACAAAGGTCCAGCAATAGCCCCAACCTTCAAAATTCCTAAAAAGGAAGCATAAAACTCCGGACTTCTTGGCATGAAAAGGAAGACACGGTCTCCTTTATTTATCCCATAGGATTTCAAAACATTTGCAAATTGATTACTCTTTTCTTTTAACTCTAAAAATGTTAATTTTTCTTCACGTCCAGGAGCCGAATAATGAAGAGCTATTTGATTTTGCTTAGATGGATTTTCAGCATGACGATCAATAGCTTCATAAGCAGCGTTTACTTTACCTGTCTTACTCCAAGAAAATACATCTTTCACTTGATCCCACTGAAAATTCTTTCTCTCCTCTTCATAATTTTTAAGATTGTATTCCCCTTGTCTTGCTGGAATTGTTTTGGTTTCCATTCTTTCACCCCATCTAAATTTTTGTTAACGCTTTCACCACAAGCGTCGTTTTTTTTATTTCTATGGTTATTCATAGAATTTTATTAATGTTTTAAATATTTTATTAATTTAATCCCTATTGTATAAGATTCCCTTCCTTTTTTAAAGCAATATACTTCAAAAATTAAAAAAGGGTATGATAACCTTAGGAAAATTATTTGTAGGAGAGATTATATGGATAAAAAGATAGAAGATTATATTCAAGAAGGAATCTATGGAGCCAAAGAAATTAAACCTGATGAACGCAGAGAATATCTTGGTACTATAAGGGAAAGGGTAGTCTTGACCTTATCGAGAGGTCAAGTTATAAAACAAAAAGGGTTGTCAGAGTTGCAAATAGAAATGAAAAATAACCCAAATGCTAAACTACTGTTAAATGGGGAAGTAAGTAATAACTACTTAATGAAGTATATTAAATTAGCCTCTAAACATAAGATTCAACATACTACCATCTTTAATCAAGAGGCCGATTCAAAGTATGGTGCTGTACTAGCAGTAGATTATGCTATAAACAGAGAGAAAATAGAATTAAGTTCAAGTAGTGCCCAAAAAAAGGAAAAAGAAGGATCAAGCTCTTCTTCCTTATCCAATTGGATTTCCTCTCTTTTCCGCTAACATTAGAAAAATTAAAAAAGGATTAAAAAATTTTTATGATTCTTATGATAAAAAGGCTCCTAACCAATTGGTTAGGAGCCTGAATATGTTTCGTTATTATTTTTGAACGTTAGCAGCTTGTGGTCCGCGTTGACCTTGCTCGATTTCAAAAGAAACTGTTTGGCCTTCTTCTAATGTTTTGAAACCGTCGCCTTGAATAGCTGAGAAATGAACGAATACATCGTCTTGTCCTTCTACTTCAATAAAACCGAAACCTTTTTCTGCATTAAACCATTTTACTTTACCTTGTACCATGAAAATTCCTCCTGCGTGGATTTTATCCACATTGTATTCCTATTTTTGCTCTTCATACTCATTCAAGACGAACTAACTAACTCCTAGCTATCTCTTCGTGATTCATAATCGAACAACTATAGCCTAGTAAGTATAGCATGTATCCAAATAAAAGGAAAGAAAAAAATTAACGAGTATCAGAATGATTTTATATTTTTTAAAGGAATGGATATTCTAAGACTTAAAAGGAGGAAAAAATAATGAAGCATATCAAGGCGCTTCTCATTAAATTAGTAATTGTAACAGGGGCCTTATGGTTATCTTTAGGGCTCATTTACGGAGTTGACTTTGGAGAAATCTTCACAATGAGCTTAGTAATTACTGGAATTGCTTATATTGTAGGTGATCTTTTAGTTTTACCTCCATTAGGAAATGGAATAGCAACTTTGTCCGACTTTGGTCTAAGTTTTTTTACGTTATGGTTATTAATTGAATCTTATGGATTAATTGTCCCTGAAATAAGTGCATCACTAATTGGAGCTGGATTTGTAGCTATTGGTGAAATATTCTTCCACCGCTATATGAAAAAGAATATTTTAGAGGATGAGAGATCTGAACGCCGCATTATGAATAGACATGAATTTCAAACAGAATTCGCTGAAGAATTTGATGATGATTTTCTTGATGATAAATAATTAAAAGGAAGGAGGCGTTTCGCCTCCTTTTTATTTTACAGAACTTTGATAAGGACTTCCTAACTCTATAGAGCGTTGTGTTGCTCTCTTAATACAGGAGATAATACCTTCTTGATACTTATATTGTTCTAACGTTTCTAGACCCGCTTGAGTAGTCCCTCCAGGACTAGTTATTTTTTGCCTTAATACTGATGGATGATCCTCAGAAATTTTCAACATTTCAGCAGCTCCAACTAAAGTTTGAATAATTAAATCTTTAGCCACTTCTTGTTTTAATCCCGCCTCCTGAGCCGCTCTTTCCATAGCCTCAACAAAATAATAAATATAAGCCGGACCACTTCCAGATAATCCAGTGATGGTATGCAAGTCGCTTTCTTCAACAACAACTGTAGTGCCAATTGTTTGAAATAAAGACACTGCCTGTTCTACATGGTTTTCATTTGCAAATTTCCCTGGAGAAATGGCTGTTGCGGAAAACCCAATCATTGCCGATGTATTCGGCATGGCTCTTACTACTGCCACATTTTCTCCTAATTCATTGGATAAATAATCAGTTGAAACCCCAGCTAAAACAGAGATAATGAGTTGATCTGCTGTAATATATGGTTTTATATCTTGTATGGCATCAACTACATCTTTTGGCTTCATAGATAGGATAATGACATTCGCATCACGGACTACTTCCTCTTTTTCACTAGAACAATGTACTTGG
This genomic interval carries:
- a CDS encoding glycoside hydrolase family 18 protein, whose amino-acid sequence is MQIYVVQPGDSIYQISQTFNASVENIVRANELENPEQLVVGQALVIPITGRFYFVQPGDSLYEIGQRFGISYQELARINNISPNAPLNAGMRLYIPPIEKVRKQFNAYAEPRGGSVSQSLETAARDATPLLTYLAPFNYRINRDGSLTAPPLNQFAQIAEQNNTALMLVVTNIEEGQFSAELGRIILTDENVQDKLLSNIISTAKSVGYRDVHFDMEFLPPELKENYNSFLRKAKARLKEAGLQISTALAPKTSAEQEGAWYTAHDYGAHGEIVDFVVLMTYEWGYSGGPAMAVSPIDPVREVVEYALTEMPAEKIFLGQNLYGYDWTLPYEPGGEYAKALSPQQAIKLAYDNNVSIQYDEGAQAPFFKYTDNAGKEHEVWFEDARSIQAKFDLVKELNLRGVSYWKLGLAFPQNWLLIQDQFIIDKIR
- a CDS encoding tryptophan--tRNA ligase, yielding MKKTVLTGIKPTGRIHLGNYIGAIKPALDLAKNPEHQPIYFIADYHGLTKIHDPKELRELSYGIAATWLALGLDPNQAIFYKQSDIPEIFELTWILSCFSPKGLMNRAHAYKGIVDQNVQQEKEVDEGVNIGLFTYPVLMAADILLFHTQIVPVGKDQVQHVEIARDLADAFNKNYGETFILPEYKIEEETAVLPGLDGRKMSKSYNNTIPLFEEPKQLRKLINKLKTDSSAPNEPKDPDTSTIFSLYKEFANHNQIQEMRKRYEEGIGWGEAKQELFEVMNAFLQKPRERYNELMNNPKKLDLILQEGAEKARNLANPFLQEIRNKIGISRF
- a CDS encoding GNAT family N-acetyltransferase; this translates as MEKKVTWLQGEDYITIEEREELNQTEWSQIIHKVESKPFPKKRFVLFEPVSSFKKEDLIEHKYSFIKRRVLVKRELEPFSTTHRFSFSFEGLKRMGVSSFIEYWNRVIEESPYQKQNVEQEWRNLQLELGEDYAKGCFAIFKGDDAIGVVILHIEPGTQEEGRIYFWGLFTEYRGKGWAAPIHEQALYMLKSHFHAKEYVGCTDEDHLAMLKVFEENECWVQSKIAIYEKGG
- a CDS encoding DUF3891 family protein codes for the protein MIVTEKEQSFIMVEQHQHALLSGEFVKAWEADFFPMEEWRLFVEYAIFQHDRAWILLDRYPKWNEVEQNPYSFLNYPLEDRIRHYQLGIDEVEEESIYAAILCNLHYTSFFNRDSNDPAIKGFLQSEKIRRIRLSQMLSIDCDSKYVKEHLDILQFCDDLSLFICMTDLTSNVKENVPWFANGFKQSFPFTQQKIRADWIAENEIALSPSPFKGNVTIEVPYKEVSKITIEKLGLKKAWAGTDTQTLSIIIRSMN
- the acsA gene encoding acetate--CoA ligase — its product is METKTIPARQGEYNLKNYEEERKNFQWDQVKDVFSWSKTGKVNAAYEAIDRHAENPSKQNQIALHYSAPGREEKLTFLELKEKSNQFANVLKSYGINKGDRVFLFMPRSPEFYASFLGILKVGAIAGPLFEAFMEQAVKDRLQDSEAAMLITTPDLLERVPLEELPDLKQVVLVGEGKPEGTFIDFEMEMEKASKDFDIEWVDLEDGMLLHYTSGSTGKPKGVYHVHNAMIQHYQTGKWALDLKDDDIYWCTADPGWVTGTSYGIFAPWLNGVTNVIRGGRFTPEDWYATIEKNKVTVWYSAPTAFRKIMSAGKEVADQFDLSSLRHVLSVGEPLNPEVITWGIKAFDKRIHDSWWMTETGAMLISNYPVMDIRPGSMGKPIPGVEASIVDNEGNELAPYQMGNLAIKKGWPSMMRAIWKNPAKFESYFLKDWYVSGDSAYMDEDGYFWFQGRLDDVINTSGERVGPFEVESKLIEHPAVGEAGVIGKPDPERGEIIKAFITLRDGYEPSDELLEDIRLFVRNGLSAHAAPREIEIKDKIPKTRSGKIMRRLLKSWELNLPTGDVSTLED
- a CDS encoding YueI family protein; translation: MDKKIEDYIQEGIYGAKEIKPDERREYLGTIRERVVLTLSRGQVIKQKGLSELQIEMKNNPNAKLLLNGEVSNNYLMKYIKLASKHKIQHTTIFNQEADSKYGAVLAVDYAINREKIELSSSSAQKKEKEGSSSSSLSNWISSLFR
- a CDS encoding cold-shock protein, encoding MVQGKVKWFNAEKGFGFIEVEGQDDVFVHFSAIQGDGFKTLEEGQTVSFEIEQGQRGPQAANVQK
- a CDS encoding YndM family protein; its protein translation is MKHIKALLIKLVIVTGALWLSLGLIYGVDFGEIFTMSLVITGIAYIVGDLLVLPPLGNGIATLSDFGLSFFTLWLLIESYGLIVPEISASLIGAGFVAIGEIFFHRYMKKNILEDERSERRIMNRHEFQTEFAEEFDDDFLDDK
- the proI gene encoding pyrroline-5-carboxylate reductase ProI, which gives rise to MFQKVAFIGAGSMAEAMISGILAKEFLNPAQLFITNRDNKERLERLEKSYQVHCSSEKEEVVRDANVIILSMKPKDVVDAIQDIKPYITADQLIISVLAGVSTDYLSNELGENVAVVRAMPNTSAMIGFSATAISPGKFANENHVEQAVSLFQTIGTTVVVEESDLHTITGLSGSGPAYIYYFVEAMERAAQEAGLKQEVAKDLIIQTLVGAAEMLKISEDHPSVLRQKITSPGGTTQAGLETLEQYKYQEGIISCIKRATQRSIELGSPYQSSVK